The DNA region GGCCGTCGGGGCGCTCCGTTTGGTGGGGGCATCGGCGCACCGGCTCTGGCTCGCCGCGCCCTCTATTGAAGCGCGGGACACGCTTGGGAAGGTTCCTGGGGCGCGTGCAGCGTTGGTCACCGCCATTCAAGCGGTGCAACGACATGAGGTCCCTCTCTACCGAGTGATCGTCGACCCCTCATATCGAGGAAAGCGGGTCCTGATCTAGTAGCTGGCCTCCCACCTGACCCCCACGAACTCACCACCGCAAACAAGAAGGACCAGACCATGAGTATCAAGGCACTACACATCCCGCACGATGAGCGACCGGTCGCGGAGGTCGTCGTCAACGAGCGAAATGCGATGAGCTACTACCCCTATGTCCAAGGTGGCCCCGTCGAGGGTGGTTACCTCTCGATCGAGGGCCTGGACCTGGTCTGCTACGTCAATTCGCGGTATGCGACGCTCGACGAGGAGATGGTCAACTGGCGCGCGACGCAGCTGTTCCAGATGGCCGGGGTCGGGATGTTCGGCGGTTCGATCCGTGGCGACGCCCTGCTCGTCCTCGGCGCGGGAGGGGGCGACTACGAGCGGTCCATGCCAGCCGAGTTGATCGCGATCTTCTTGAGTTCCGATGCAGCTGTCTAGGCCCGATGGGATTGCAGCGTTGCCAGCCGTGCGCAACACGACTTGCGATGCGTCGCTCTCGACGCGAGATTGATTGGGACGCGGGGCACGTGTGACCGAGGGCGATTGGGCTGAGCCCACAGACAGGCGGATGAGACTCCGCTACGCAGGGGTCTGCCGAGTCTGCGGCACGGACCTCCCGGCGAAGGTGGAAGCCGTCTACGAGCGGTCGACCAAGACCGTCCGGTGCACCGAGTGTTCGCCGACTGCCCCGGCTGGTTCGGGACTTTCGCCAGCAGCGCGGATCTCCTCTGAAGCACCTGAGCTCACTGATTGCGGTGTGGATGTCGGTGCTGCAGGTTCGTCAGCCCGGCGTGAGTACGAGCGGCGCAAGGCCAAGGACGAGGAGCGACTGCGTCAGAAGTGGGGGAAGCTCGGCGGCATCGCCGTTGCGCTCTCCGACGAGAAGCAGAGCACGAAGGCGTGGGCAACGGGCGCAGTCGGCGAGGAGCGCCTCGGCGCGCGACTCGACTCACTGGTGTCGGAGTCAATCGCAGTGCTGCATGACCGCCGCATCCCCGGATCGAAGGCCAACATCGACCACATCGCAGTCACGACCGCCGGCATCTGGGTGATCGACGCGAAGCGGTACAAGGGTCGCCTGGAGTTGAAGATCGACGGCGGCATCCTTCGGCCGAAGGTCGAGAAGGTCCTGGTCGGTCGGCGCGACTGCACGAAGCTGGTCGACGGCGTCCTCAAGCAAGTCGACCTGGTGCGCGAGGTTGTCGGCGACATCCCTGTCATCGGCTCACTCTGCTTCGTTGAAGCTGACTGGCCGCTGATCGGTGGAGCCTTCGCAACCCGTGGCGTGCAGGTGCTTTGGCCCAAGCGGCTCGCCAAATTGCTCGTCGAGGCAGCGGGTGCGGTTAACGTGCCGTCCGTACGCGGGACCCTCGCAGCGCACTTCAAGCCTGCGTGACTTCGACAGGCTCGGCGGACACGAAGTCGATCCGGGCACCGATGGGCGGCATCGTGGGACTTCGTCGCAAGAGCCATGCGAGTAGTCGTTCGGGGCGGCTGACCGGGTAGCCTCGTCGGTAGGTGACATTCACGGCGCCCTCCTCAGAATCCGGGCGCGGGTTGCGCTGGCCCGGCCTGGGCAGCAGACCGGCGGGCGATGAAATCGGCCGCGCTCTCCAGGCCGCGCTCGGAGGGACGGTTCGCTGCCTCCCACTCGCGTGGGTGCATGCCCGTCTGGACTGCGGCGGCGACGAGGTTGGCGAGGGCGTAGGGCTTGTCCTGGGGCACCTGGTCGAGAGCGCACCACGCCAGGGCGCCGTGGCCGCTGAGCCAGCTCGCGAAGCCGAGCAGAGACGCGGGAGCGGCTCGGACTTCGTCGGGTGCCCGCTGGGTCATGTCGGTCCAGAGCGAGACGTGGGAAGCGGCGTTGCCTCGGTTCATGTCAAGCCAGAGCCGGTCCCGGGTCGGGATGGATTCGACGGCGACGAGCAGGCGGGCCGTGTCGGTGTCCGAGAGTCGCACGCCGTCACGGTGGAACCGTGCCATTCGGCCGAACGCCCAGCTCCCCTCCAGCTTGGCGGTGCTTTCGCGCGCCTCCTGGCGAGTCTCGGGTAGGAGGCGCGCGACCGGCTCGCGGTCGCCGACGAGGGACGACGCGAGTGAGTCCCGGTTGGCGGCCGGCTGGGCTCGGCCGGAGAGGACGGTCGCAGCCGCCACACGCTCCCGGGCGGCCTCGGTCTGGAGGCCCATGTCACCGCTGTCGAGGTCGGCCCATCGGGTCTCGTCGGCCCACAGCGTCACACGGGTGTCGATACCGATGGCGTCGAACCGTGCTGCGAACTCGTGACCGACGTCGGTGGCCGTCTCCCGGTCCGCGGTGAGGCAGGCGATGGCGAGGCTGGAGCCGGGCTGTGCGTGGCGGCTGTAGGCGTCGCGGAGGGAACTCCAAACGCCCTCGCGATCACCGGGAGTCGTCGGCAGGTCGACGCGAGCCGCGGGTAGCTCGGGACTCATCGGCAGGAAGACGAGTGACTCCTGTGGCTTGAAGCCGAGTAGGTGCGGGATGACGGCGATCAGTTCGTCGGGGGAGCGGACGGAGAGTGTCATACCCGCTAGGTGTGACACCTCGACCAGTGCTGGGCGGCCCGAGTCTGGGGCCGCACTGGGGCCGCAGAACAACGAAAAACGGCCCCTGACGCTGGAAGACGCCGAAAGACGTTTTCCCAGGTCAGGGGCCGTTTTCGGCCACTACTGGCAGAGGGCGAAAACCCTCAAATCAGATGTCGTAGTAGAGCTCGAACTCGTGCGGGTGCGGCCGCAGCTGCACCGGGGCGATCTCGTTCTCCCGCTTGTACGAGATCCAGGTCTCGATCAGGTCGGGGGTGAACACGTTGCCCGCGGTGAGGAACTCGTGGTCGTCCTCCAGGGCGTCGAGCACGGCGCCGAGGCTGGTCGGCACCTGGTCGATCTCGGCCATCTCGTCCGGCGGGAGCTCGTAGATGTCCTTGTCGATCGGCGCTGCCGGCTCGATCTTGTTCTGGACACCGTCGAGGCCGGCGAGCATCAGGGCGGAGAAGGCGAGGTAGGGGTTCGCCGACGGGTCGGGGAACCGGGTCTCGACCCGCTTGGCCTTGGGGTTGGTGCCGGTGATCGGGATGCGCACCGAGGCGGAGCGGTTGCGCGAGGAGTAGACCAGCGAGATCGGGGCCTCGTAGCCGGGGACCAGGCGGTGGTAGGAGTTCACCGTCGGGTTGGTGAACGCCAGCACGGCCGGGGCGTGCTTGAGGATGCCGCCGATGTACCAGCGGGCCATGTCGGAGAGGCCGCCGTAGCCGGTCTCGTCGTAGAAGAGCGGCGAGCCGTCCTTCCACAGCGACTGGTGCACGTGCATGCCCGAGCCGTTGTCACCGAAGATGGGCTTCGGCATGAAGGTGACCGACTTGCCCTGCTCCCACGCGGTGTTCTTGATGAGGTACTTGAACTTCATCACGTCGTCCGCGGCGCGCAGCAGCGTGTCGAACTTGTAGTTGATCTCGGCCTGGCCGGCGGTGCCGACCTCGTGGTGCGCGCGCTCGACCTGCAGGCCGCAGGCCTCGAGGTTCTTGACCATGTCGGCGCGCAGGTCGCTGTAGTGGTCGTAGGGCTCGACGGGGAAGTAACCACCCTTGAGCCGGGTCTTGTAACCCTTGTTCTCCTCGTCGGCCTTGCCCGAGTTCCACCAGCCCTCGACGGAGTCGATGTGGTAGAAGCCCTCGTTCACGTCGGTCGAGTAACGGACGTTGTCGAAGATGTAGAACTCGGCCTCGGGCGCGAAGAACGCGGTGTCCGCGATGCCGGTGCTCGCCAGGTACGCCAGCGCCTTCTTCGCGATGTTGCGCGGGTCGCGGGAGTAGGGCTCACCGGTGATCGGGTCGTGGATGAAGAAGTTGACGTTCAGCGTCTTCGACTTGCGGAACGGGTCGATGTACGCCGTGGTCGGGTCGGGGAAGAGCGACATGTCCGACTCGTTGATCGCCTGGAAACCACGGATCGAGGAGCCGTCGAAACCGAGGCCGTCCTCGAAGACCGACTGGTCGAAGGACGACACCGGGACGGTGAAGTGCTGCATGACGCCGGGCAGGTCGCAGAAACGGACGTCGACCATCTCGACACCCTCATCGGCGATGAACTTGAGCAGTTCTTCGCTGTTGTTGAACATTCGTTCCTCCTTGGCTGGCTACTCGGGTGCCAGCCACCAGTCAGACCAGGTGATCGTTCGCGGCGGGGAGTGACGCTCCACTGCGCCGTACCGCTGGCCCGAACCTACCGAACGAGCAGTTTCCCACCCATGACTGAATTGTTTCGCCAATGTAACAAGGTGACGAGATATCGGATCCAGCAGGCCTCGGCTGCTGTCGGCGGCCCTCCGGGACGGTACGGCGACAGCGCCGCCTAACCTGTTCGCGTGCCTGACACCGAACTGCCCACCGCCTCCTGGGGACGCCGGATCCTCGCCCTGGTCGTCGACTGGACGGTCTCGACCCTGGCGGTGGTGGCCTTCGTCGGTCTGGAGGAGTACGCCGAACCCGGCTCCGTCGCCTCGGCGTATACGCTGGTGGTCTACGTGCTGGAGTCGGCGTTGCTGACCTGGCTGGTGGGCGGGTCGTTCGGGAAGCTTGTCACCGGCCTGCGGGTGGTGCCCACCGACGGCCGGGTCCGTCCGCTGAACCCGCTGAAGCTGCTGCTCCGGCAGGTGATGGTGGCACTGGTCATCCCGCCGCTGGTGTTCCGGCCGAACGGCCGCGGACTGCACGACATGGTCGCCGACACCGTGACCGTGACCAACGAGACGTTCCGGAGCCTCGTCGCTGCCCGTTGACGGGTTGGGCTCGGCGGGTTTGTGTCGGAGGGCCTTGATGGACTCGGGGTATGTCCACCGCCGTGCTCGCGATGCCCAGCGCGGAGTCTCGCGTGCGTGCCGGTCTGGAGGCTGCGGGGGAGGCGTTGGACCGCGTGGTGGGCGCGGCGGTCGAGCAGGTTGACGAGCAGGCGCTGGCGGACGCGGTCGCTGCCGCGGCCCAACTGCGGTCGCGGTTGCAGGCGTTCGAGCTGCGATTGGCTGCCGAGGCCGAGGAGCGGAGGGTGGCTGCCGCCGCGGGCGAGACGGGTGCCGACGCGTGGCTGTCACGGTTGACCGGGGAACGTCGCGAGATGTTGCGCGGCGGGCTTCGGTTGGCGCGGTTGCTGCGCGAGCGCTATGCCGCGACCGCCGCGGCGTTGGGGGCCGGTGAGATCCGGGTCGAGCAGGCGCGCGTCATCGTGGACGGTCTCGAGGTCTCCGCTGACGAGGTACCCGAGGCGTTGTTGGCCCAGGCGGAGCAGGTGATGCTCGCCAAGGCGACCGGTGCGGCGACGAGGTCCGGGACGCCGATGCCCCCGACGGGGCTGCGCCGAGCGGTGCGGCGGGCCTACGACCGGCTCGATGCTGATGTCGCGAGGGTGCATCTGCGGCGCAGCGTGCGGCGCAACCATGCTCGTGGGGTGACCGACACCTGGATGAGCTTGCACGACAACGGCGACGGCACCTATGCGGGCCGGTTCTGTCTGCCCGAGCTGCACGGTCAGGTGCTGCGCACGGTGCTGGAGACGCTCTCGGCGCCGCGGCGGGTGGGCCACGATCGGGCGGGCAGGCCGGTCGCGGACGCCTCGGCAGGGACCGAGACCTCGGGGTTGGGCTGGTGCGACAAGCTCGGGCTGGCGTTCTGCGAGCTGATCGAGCACCTACCCACCGACAGGCTGCCGCGGTCGGTGTTCACGCTGATGGCGACCATCGACCTGCCCAGCCTGCGTGAGGAACTTGGCGCGGCCGGTGTCGGGACGAGCACGACGGGTGCGGACCTCCCTGCTGAGGAGGCGCGCCGGTTGGCCTGCGGGGCCGGGATCGTGCCCGCGGTCCTGGGCGGCGCGGGTGTGCCGCTGGATCTCGGCCGGACCCGGCGGTTGCACAGCGAGAAGCAGCGCCAGGCGTTGGGCCTGGTGCACGACTCGTGCGCGATCGCCTCGTGTGACCGGCCGTTCGCGTGGACCGAGGTCCACCACCCCCACGCCTGGTCCGCGGGCGGCGCGACCGACCTGGCCAACGCGCTGCCGTTGTGCTGGGCCCATCACCGCGCCGCCCATGACGAACGGTTCGACCTGGCCCGCCACTCCGAGACCGAGTGGGTCCTGCACCGTCGCCGACGGTGCTGAGGAAGACGCTGAGCGGTTCAGGTCGTGTCAGCGACCGCGCATGTTGTTGCGCATGCCCTTCATGCTGGTCGGCACCGGACCCTTCGGCAGCGGGATCTTCGGCCGCTGGGCGTCGAGCGCCCGCAGGCGGCTGAGCAGCTCGGTCATCTCCGCGGGCTTCACCTGGCGGCCCAGCTTCTGCACGTGACGCACCAGCTTGGGCAGCGGCACCTGACCCTCGCCGTCGCCCACGACGACCTCGTGCACCGGGTAGTCGGCGGCGACCCGCTCGTGCTTCTTCCGCTCGCCGGCCATCAACGGCTTCAGCCGGCTGGCGTTGCCCTCACCGACCAGCACGATCCCCGGAGGACCGACCACGCGGTGCACCATGTCCTGCTGCTTGTTGAAGGCGATGACCTCCTCGACCGTCCAGCCGCGGCGCAGCATGGTCAGCGCGCGTGCGCCGCCGCCGACCTGACCGTCCAGCCGGGCATAGGCCGCCTTCTGGGCACGGCGGCTGAACACGATCATGGTGCCGAGCAGGCCGATCAGCAGCGCGCCGATGATCGACATGATCAGCTTGAGGACGCCCGAGCCGGGCAGCAACCAGAAGATCCCGAACCCGATCGCGCCGAAGACGACGAACGCCCCCAGCATCCACCAGCCCAACGCAGGGTCGACCTGCTTGGACATCTTGAACGTCTCGATGATCTGTCGACGACGACTCATGGTCGACGGATCCATGGGGGTGTTCTGCTTCTCGGCCATTGCGGTGGGGCGGTGCTTCCTTGGTCAGCGGATCCGGTCGTGGCGACGCGGATGAGAACGTAGGACGATCAGGCGCTCGCCCGGGCGGCGCGCGCATCCATCGCCTGACGGTACAGCCGACCGGCGCGGTACGACGAACGGACCAGCGGTCCGGACATCACACCCGCGTAACCCAGCTCCATCGCCTCGTCGCGGAGCTCGACGAACTCCTGCGGCTTGACCCACCGCTCGACGGGGTGGTGACGGACGCTGGGACGCAGGTACTGGGTGATGGTCAGCAGCTCGCAGCCGGCGTCGTACAGGTCCCGGATGGCCTGGGAGATCTCTTCGCGGGTCTCGCCCATGCCGAGGATCAGGTTGGACTTGGTGACCAGACCGAACTCGCGGGCCTGGGTCAGCACGTCCAGCGACCGCTCGTAGCGGAACGCCGGCCGGATCCGCTTGAAGATCCGGGGGACCGTCTCCACGTTGTGGGCCAGCACCTCGGGCCGGGACTCGAAGACCTCGCGCAGCAGCCCGGGGTCGCCGTTGAAGTCGGGGATCAGGTTCTCCACGCCGGTGTCCGGGTTGAGCTCGTGGATCTGCTTCACGGTCTCGGCGTACAGCCAGGCGCCACCGTCGACGAGGTCGTCGCGGGCGACGCCGGTGATGGTCGCGTAGCGCAGGTCCATCCGCTGCACCGACTCGGCCACGCGACGCGGCTCGTCCCGGTCCAGCGGCTGCGGCTTGCCGGTGTCGATCTGGCAGAAGTCGCAGCGTCGGGTGCACTGGTCACCACCGATGAGGAAGGTGGCCTCGCGGTCCTCCCAGCACTCGAAGATGTTGGGGCAGCCGGCCTCTTGGCAGACGGTGTGCAGCCCTTCGGACTTCACCAGGTTCTGCAGCTCCTGGTACTGCGGACCCATCTTCGCCCGGGTCTTGATCCACTCGGGTTTGCGCTCGATCGGGGTCTGCGCGTTTCGGGCCTCGAGGCGGAGCAGTTTGCGGCCTTCAGGAGCGGGTGCACTCACGGGCTCCACCCTACTCGTGGCCGGTGCGCCACCCCAGCCGAGGCCGTACCGACCGGTAGGGGCGTGGTCACGGCACGTCGCGCCGTTGGAACGACCAGATCGACGCCGCAGCCAGCACCACCAGCCCGATCCCGAGGAACCACAGACCGTGGCTGAGGTCGAGGGGGACCTGGGCGCTGCAGAACCCACCACCCTGATCGGCTCCGCACGGCTGGTCCTGCCAGTACGTCGTGCCGCTCCTGAGCACCGCGTCCACGTTGATCGCCGGGTTCCAACGACCGTCGATGCCGAGCACACCGATCGTCACTCCGCCGGCCACCGCGACCGCGAACAGTACGCCGAGCGCGCCGACGGTGCTGCGCAGCAGCATGGTCAGCGCGTAGCCGGCCACCGCCGCCGCTGCCGCGAGACCGGCGCCCCGCCAACCCTGCTGGAGGCCGTCGAGCAGAACCCCGTCGACGACCAGGTCCCGGCTCGAGGCGACCCAGCCGAGTGCCAGCCAGAACAGCGACCCGGCGATCGCCGCGACGATCCCCGCGACCGCGCCCACGGCGGTCGCCTTCGCCGCCCAGACGGGGGCTCGGCGCGGCGAGAAGAGCAGCTGGTTGCTCACCGACCCGCTGGACCAGTCGTGCCCGATGAACGTGGCACCGGCCAGCAGCGCCAGCGCCATCAGCAGCACCGCCACGGCGGAGCCGGCCTCACCCCGCACCTCGGCCAGGTCGAGGGTCGCCCGGGTGCCGTACCACTCGGCCCGGGGCAGCACCTGGCGCTCGCACGCGGTCTGCGGGTCCTCGTCCTCGGTGATGCCCCAGCTGGTCGGGTCCTTCAGGCACTGGCGCAGGTCGCGCTGCACCCACCGGCTGTCCGTCTCCTTCTCGATCAGGCGGGCGACCCGTTGCTGCTCCGACTCGCTCGGTGGCCTCGTGTTCCACGCCTGGGCACCCGCGATGAGCAGCGGCACCAGCAGCATCGCCGCCACGATGACCACGATGGCGCGTCGGGAGCGGAGCCGGGTCAGCTCGACCCGCAGCAACCGGAGGAACGAGCTCATGCGCCGAGCTCCTCTCCGCGGGTCAGCTGCAGGAAGAAGGACTCCAGGTCGGCACGCACCGGTGTGAGCTCGGCCAGCCAGACTCCCGCCTCACCCAGCGTGCGGCTGATCGTGGTCGGGTCCTCGGTGTCCACCAGCAGGGCGTCCTCGGCCGGCGTCACCGCTAGCCCGGCGCGCTCGAGCGCGGCTCTCGCCGCCGCCTGGTCCGCGACCACCACCCGATGGGTGCCGGCGGAGGCCAGCAGCTCCTCGACCGTGCCGGACGCGAGCAGCCGGCCGTTGCCGATGATCGTGGCCGAGGTGCACACCTGCTGGACCTCGGCGAGGATGTGCGAGCTCAGCAGCACGGTGACCCCGGCGGCGGCGAGGCCCCGGATGGTCTCCCGGATCTCGCGGATCCCGGCCGGGTCGAGGCCGTTGGTGGGCTCGTCCAGAATGAGCAGGTCGGGCGCCTTGAGCAGGGTCGCGGCGATCGCGAGCCGCTGCTTCATCCCCAGCGAGTAGGACTTGTACCGGTCCCGGTCCCGCCCGGTCAGGCCGACCGTCTCCACCGCGCTGTCGACCTGGGCGTCGGGGGCACCGATCGCACCGGCCAGGAGCTGCAGGTTGCGGCGTCCGGACAGGTTGGGCGAGAACTTCGGCGACTCCACCACGGCGCCGACCCGGTCGATCACCTGGGGCAGCCGCTCGGGCACCGCCTGGCCGAAGAGCCGCATCGTGCCTCCGCTGGCCCGAGCCAGTCCCAGCAGCATCCGGATGGTCGTCGTCTTCCCCGACCCGTTCGGTCCGAGGAACCCATGGACACCACCGGCCGGCACCGCCAGGTCGAGGCCCTGGACGGCCACCCGGCGGCCCTTGCGCGAGTGGAACTCCTTGCGGAGACCGGTCGTCTCGATCACCAGCTCGCTCAACGTGCGCCTTCCGTCGGTCCGGGCGTGCGGCACACGCCCCATGAGGACAGACGATCTGACCACGGCGGGGCGCCCGCCGGGTCCGGGACACGCCGGACGCACCCGCGCACGCGGGCGCGGACGGGATCAGACGCCGGGACGGATCAGCTGCACCCGCGGCTGCTTCGCCGGGTCGGGCCGCGGGTCGTAGTCCGGGGTCGGCTCGTACGGCGCCCAGGCGAGCAGCGCGCCGAAGTGGCGTCGTACCGGGTCGATGGCGTCGGCGACGGTGACGTCCCGGCCGAGCTCGGCGCTGAGCGAGGTGACCCCCGCGTCGGAGATCCCGCACGGCACGAACCGGTCGTACCAGTCCAGGTCCACGTCGCAGTTCAGTGAGAAGCCGTGCATGGTGATGCCGCGACGGACCCGGATGCCCAACGCTGCGATCTTGCGCTCGGGACCTCGGTCGTCGGCGCGCAGCCACACGCCGCTGCGGCCCGGCACCCGCGCGGTGGCGACCCCGAACTCGGCGCAGACGGCGATCAGCGCCTCCTCCACGCGACGGACGTAGTCGACCACCTTGACGTGGTCGGGCAGCCGCACGATCGGGTAGCCGACCAGCTGCCCGGGGCCGTGGAAGGTGATCTTGCCGCCCCGGTCCACGTCGATCACATCGGCACCGCCGGGGTCCAGCGGCTTCTCGTGCGGTTCGGTGCGCTTGCCGGCGGTGAAGACCGGGGGGTGCTCGAGCAGCAGCACCCGGCCGGGGCCGCCGGCATCGACCTCGGCATGCACCGCGCGTTGCCGGTCCCACGCGGCGAGGTAGTCGACCGAACCGAGCTGGGTGAACTGCAGCGACGTCACGCGATCGACCCTACTCGGCGGCGGACGCGCGCCGACCTGTGGATGAGCGGATGCGCCCGGAGGCCGCACGCCGTAGGACTGGGCCATGGAGTTCTCGGGGCCGCGGCGCGCGGCGCTGCTGACCGTGTCGGTCACCCTGCTGGTCGTGCTCGCCACCGCGTCCCTGGTGGTGGCGGTCAGCGGGGGAGACCGCGGCGGTGCCCCACCGCCCCCGCAGAGCGGTCCGCACGCCCGCATCGCTCCGCGGGCCGTGGACGGGTTGGCGATCCGCGACGCCGTCGCGTCGCTCGCGGTGCTGCGCAACTGGGACGCCGCCCGGTCCCGCGCCTGGGCCCGCGGCTCCACCGCCGCGCTGCGAGCGCTCTACGCCCCCGGCTCCCGCGCCGGCGCCCGGGACCTGGCGATGCTGCGCGCCTGGCGCCGACGCGGCCTGACCGTGCAGGGCATGGAGATGCAGGTGCTCTCCGTGGAGCTCTGGCAGCGCACGGAGCGCCGGATCGTGCTCGTGGTCACCGACCGTCTCGTCGGCGCGGTCGCCGTCGGCAGGGGTGGACGGCGCGCACTGCCGCGGGACCGGAGCAGCAGCCGGCGACTGGGCTTCGAGCGGCGAGACGGGCGGTGGCGTCTGCGTGAGGTCTACGACGAGAGGGGCACGGAGTCGGCGTCGAGCCCGGCCAGCCCGGAGGCGAGTACCGACTCGACGTCCGGGTCGGCGAACCGGTAGCCGGCCTCCATCAGCGCGGCAGGCACCGCGCGGACCGAGCCGAGCAGTTCCGGCGCCATCGGTCCGGCCGCGGCCTTCAGCACCACCGACGGCACGCTCGCGATCGCCGGACGGTGCAGCTGTGCAGCGAGCTCTCGGGTGAACTCACGGTTGGTGGGGGCGTGCTCGGTGGAGAGGTTGAACCGGCCGGCGGCGATCGGGTGCTCGGCGAGGAACGCCACCGCGCCGACCCAGTCGCGCAGGCTGATCATCGGCATGTACTGCTCGCCCGATCCCAACCGGCCGCCCAGTCCGGCACGGAAGAGGAGCCTGAGCTGCGACAGCGGTGCGCTGCGACGGTCCATCACGGGCGCGGTGCGCAACACGCAGACGCGAGCACCGGCAGCGACGGCCGGCCGTGCCGCGGCCTCCCAGGCGCGGGTCACG from Nocardioides sambongensis includes:
- a CDS encoding ABC transporter ATP-binding protein, whose amino-acid sequence is MSELVIETTGLRKEFHSRKGRRVAVQGLDLAVPAGGVHGFLGPNGSGKTTTIRMLLGLARASGGTMRLFGQAVPERLPQVIDRVGAVVESPKFSPNLSGRRNLQLLAGAIGAPDAQVDSAVETVGLTGRDRDRYKSYSLGMKQRLAIAATLLKAPDLLILDEPTNGLDPAGIREIRETIRGLAAAGVTVLLSSHILAEVQQVCTSATIIGNGRLLASGTVEELLASAGTHRVVVADQAAARAALERAGLAVTPAEDALLVDTEDPTTISRTLGEAGVWLAELTPVRADLESFFLQLTRGEELGA
- a CDS encoding RDD family protein, which gives rise to MPDTELPTASWGRRILALVVDWTVSTLAVVAFVGLEEYAEPGSVASAYTLVVYVLESALLTWLVGGSFGKLVTGLRVVPTDGRVRPLNPLKLLLRQVMVALVIPPLVFRPNGRGLHDMVADTVTVTNETFRSLVAAR
- a CDS encoding nuclease-related domain-containing protein; its protein translation is MEAVYERSTKTVRCTECSPTAPAGSGLSPAARISSEAPELTDCGVDVGAAGSSARREYERRKAKDEERLRQKWGKLGGIAVALSDEKQSTKAWATGAVGEERLGARLDSLVSESIAVLHDRRIPGSKANIDHIAVTTAGIWVIDAKRYKGRLELKIDGGILRPKVEKVLVGRRDCTKLVDGVLKQVDLVREVVGDIPVIGSLCFVEADWPLIGGAFATRGVQVLWPKRLAKLLVEAAGAVNVPSVRGTLAAHFKPA
- a CDS encoding DUF4192 domain-containing protein — protein: MTLSVRSPDELIAVIPHLLGFKPQESLVFLPMSPELPAARVDLPTTPGDREGVWSSLRDAYSRHAQPGSSLAIACLTADRETATDVGHEFAARFDAIGIDTRVTLWADETRWADLDSGDMGLQTEAARERVAAATVLSGRAQPAANRDSLASSLVGDREPVARLLPETRQEARESTAKLEGSWAFGRMARFHRDGVRLSDTDTARLLVAVESIPTRDRLWLDMNRGNAASHVSLWTDMTQRAPDEVRAAPASLLGFASWLSGHGALAWCALDQVPQDKPYALANLVAAAVQTGMHPREWEAANRPSERGLESAADFIARRSAAQAGPAQPAPGF
- a CDS encoding DUF4191 domain-containing protein, encoding MSRRRQIIETFKMSKQVDPALGWWMLGAFVVFGAIGFGIFWLLPGSGVLKLIMSIIGALLIGLLGTMIVFSRRAQKAAYARLDGQVGGGARALTMLRRGWTVEEVIAFNKQQDMVHRVVGPPGIVLVGEGNASRLKPLMAGERKKHERVAADYPVHEVVVGDGEGQVPLPKLVRHVQKLGRQVKPAEMTELLSRLRALDAQRPKIPLPKGPVPTSMKGMRNNMRGR
- the lipA gene encoding lipoyl synthase; this encodes MSAPAPEGRKLLRLEARNAQTPIERKPEWIKTRAKMGPQYQELQNLVKSEGLHTVCQEAGCPNIFECWEDREATFLIGGDQCTRRCDFCQIDTGKPQPLDRDEPRRVAESVQRMDLRYATITGVARDDLVDGGAWLYAETVKQIHELNPDTGVENLIPDFNGDPGLLREVFESRPEVLAHNVETVPRIFKRIRPAFRYERSLDVLTQAREFGLVTKSNLILGMGETREEISQAIRDLYDAGCELLTITQYLRPSVRHHPVERWVKPQEFVELRDEAMELGYAGVMSGPLVRSSYRAGRLYRQAMDARAARASA
- the glnA gene encoding type I glutamate--ammonia ligase, with the translated sequence MFNNSEELLKFIADEGVEMVDVRFCDLPGVMQHFTVPVSSFDQSVFEDGLGFDGSSIRGFQAINESDMSLFPDPTTAYIDPFRKSKTLNVNFFIHDPITGEPYSRDPRNIAKKALAYLASTGIADTAFFAPEAEFYIFDNVRYSTDVNEGFYHIDSVEGWWNSGKADEENKGYKTRLKGGYFPVEPYDHYSDLRADMVKNLEACGLQVERAHHEVGTAGQAEINYKFDTLLRAADDVMKFKYLIKNTAWEQGKSVTFMPKPIFGDNGSGMHVHQSLWKDGSPLFYDETGYGGLSDMARWYIGGILKHAPAVLAFTNPTVNSYHRLVPGYEAPISLVYSSRNRSASVRIPITGTNPKAKRVETRFPDPSANPYLAFSALMLAGLDGVQNKIEPAAPIDKDIYELPPDEMAEIDQVPTSLGAVLDALEDDHEFLTAGNVFTPDLIETWISYKRENEIAPVQLRPHPHEFELYYDI
- the lipB gene encoding lipoyl(octanoyl) transferase LipB, giving the protein MTSLQFTQLGSVDYLAAWDRQRAVHAEVDAGGPGRVLLLEHPPVFTAGKRTEPHEKPLDPGGADVIDVDRGGKITFHGPGQLVGYPIVRLPDHVKVVDYVRRVEEALIAVCAEFGVATARVPGRSGVWLRADDRGPERKIAALGIRVRRGITMHGFSLNCDVDLDWYDRFVPCGISDAGVTSLSAELGRDVTVADAIDPVRRHFGALLAWAPYEPTPDYDPRPDPAKQPRVQLIRPGV
- a CDS encoding HNH endonuclease signature motif containing protein, yielding MSTAVLAMPSAESRVRAGLEAAGEALDRVVGAAVEQVDEQALADAVAAAAQLRSRLQAFELRLAAEAEERRVAAAAGETGADAWLSRLTGERREMLRGGLRLARLLRERYAATAAALGAGEIRVEQARVIVDGLEVSADEVPEALLAQAEQVMLAKATGAATRSGTPMPPTGLRRAVRRAYDRLDADVARVHLRRSVRRNHARGVTDTWMSLHDNGDGTYAGRFCLPELHGQVLRTVLETLSAPRRVGHDRAGRPVADASAGTETSGLGWCDKLGLAFCELIEHLPTDRLPRSVFTLMATIDLPSLREELGAAGVGTSTTGADLPAEEARRLACGAGIVPAVLGGAGVPLDLGRTRRLHSEKQRQALGLVHDSCAIASCDRPFAWTEVHHPHAWSAGGATDLANALPLCWAHHRAAHDERFDLARHSETEWVLHRRRRC
- a CDS encoding ABC transporter permease subunit — encoded protein: MSSFLRLLRVELTRLRSRRAIVVIVAAMLLVPLLIAGAQAWNTRPPSESEQQRVARLIEKETDSRWVQRDLRQCLKDPTSWGITEDEDPQTACERQVLPRAEWYGTRATLDLAEVRGEAGSAVAVLLMALALLAGATFIGHDWSSGSVSNQLLFSPRRAPVWAAKATAVGAVAGIVAAIAGSLFWLALGWVASSRDLVVDGVLLDGLQQGWRGAGLAAAAAVAGYALTMLLRSTVGALGVLFAVAVAGGVTIGVLGIDGRWNPAINVDAVLRSGTTYWQDQPCGADQGGGFCSAQVPLDLSHGLWFLGIGLVVLAAASIWSFQRRDVP